One genomic window of Polyangium aurulentum includes the following:
- a CDS encoding polysaccharide pyruvyl transferase family protein, producing the protein MMDQANHPFRIGISGSYGGMNLGDEAILDGIITQLRASVPAEITVFSIHPTDTQRRHDVDRAVPVRSLTRKEAAAEVGRLDLFILGGGGILYDRDAETYLREVLIAKELGVPVVLYAVSAGPLVDPSARQAVRAALNTAAVITVRDRQARRLLEDVGVEREIHVTADPALLLREEPLPIEAIKAEGVEFERHLVGFSVREPGPAAPDIDPEEYYSLLANAADFVVERLDADVVFVSMERTDVQHSHAVVAHMKNAERAEVLRRKYTPQQILNFVGHLEFAVGMRLHFLIFSALRGTPFVALPYASKVKGFIEDLEMETPPLGSISAGQLIARIDRSWDTRNDTRAKIHRLLPALQDRARETNRLVVDILNAQRERKAA; encoded by the coding sequence ATGATGGACCAGGCAAACCACCCCTTCCGGATTGGTATCTCGGGCTCCTACGGAGGCATGAACCTCGGGGACGAAGCCATTCTCGACGGGATCATCACGCAATTGCGAGCGTCGGTCCCCGCGGAGATCACGGTGTTCTCGATCCATCCGACGGACACCCAGCGCCGGCACGACGTCGATCGCGCGGTACCCGTCCGCAGCCTCACGCGCAAGGAGGCTGCCGCCGAGGTCGGGCGGCTCGACCTATTCATCCTCGGCGGAGGCGGCATTCTCTACGATCGCGACGCCGAGACGTACCTGCGAGAAGTGCTCATCGCGAAGGAGCTGGGCGTGCCCGTGGTGCTCTATGCCGTGAGCGCTGGACCGCTCGTGGATCCGAGCGCGCGCCAGGCCGTGCGGGCGGCCTTGAACACCGCGGCCGTGATCACGGTTCGTGACAGGCAAGCCCGCCGCCTCCTCGAGGACGTCGGGGTGGAGCGCGAGATCCACGTCACCGCCGATCCCGCCCTGCTCCTGCGCGAGGAGCCATTGCCGATCGAGGCCATCAAGGCCGAGGGCGTCGAGTTCGAGCGGCACCTCGTCGGCTTCTCCGTGCGGGAGCCGGGGCCCGCGGCGCCCGACATCGACCCCGAGGAATACTATTCGCTGCTCGCGAACGCGGCCGACTTCGTGGTCGAGCGGCTCGACGCCGACGTCGTGTTCGTGTCCATGGAGAGGACCGACGTGCAGCACAGCCACGCCGTCGTCGCCCACATGAAGAACGCCGAGCGCGCCGAGGTCTTGCGGCGCAAGTACACGCCGCAGCAGATCCTCAATTTCGTCGGACACCTCGAGTTTGCCGTCGGCATGCGCCTGCACTTTCTGATCTTCTCGGCGCTGCGCGGGACCCCATTCGTCGCGCTCCCCTATGCCTCCAAGGTGAAGGGGTTCATCGAGGATCTCGAGATGGAGACCCCTCCGCTCGGCAGCATCAGCGCCGGCCAGCTCATCGCGCGCATCGACCGCTCATGGGACACACGCAATGACACCCGCGCCAAGATCCACCGCTTGCTCCCGGCCCTCCAGGACCGGGCGAGGGAGACGAACCGGCTGGTGGTCGACATCCTGAACGCGCAACGCGAGCGCAAGGCCGCCTGA